The Rhododendron vialii isolate Sample 1 chromosome 6a, ASM3025357v1 genome includes a window with the following:
- the LOC131330094 gene encoding protein RADIALIS-like 4: MASSSITSSRSSSSSWTPKQNKQFEEALAYFDKDTPDRWQNVARAVGGKSAEEVKRHYEILLKDIMQIESDQVPLPSYRSGGNNGRAIYNGQR; encoded by the coding sequence ATGGCATCAAGCTCTATCACTTCTTCGCGTAGTTCTAGCTCGTCGTGGACACCCAAGCAGAACAAGCAGTTCGAGGAGGCTTTAGCCTATTTCGACAAGGACACACCAGATCGCTGGCAAAATGTAGCCAGGGCAGTGGGTGGAAAATCAGCAGAGGAAGTAAAAAGGCATTACGAGATCCTTCTGAAGGACATCATGCAAATAGAATCTGACCAAGTCCCTCTGCCCAGTTACAGGTCCGGTGGAAACAATGGTAGAGCCATTTATAATGGCCAGAGGTAG
- the LOC131330092 gene encoding uncharacterized protein LOC131330092, producing MHEVYLTTNGNCSILQLLSFSVPCFPQLSCKSEKEKYTKWSLCFWFPWIQETSSSSATTITYYTSTIRSRKSNRRYPAHHHHHHTCSETTQLSVSDFSPNILTATFFSIFHSHSSTISTSRCSHSENLQPITQGPMTFKQ from the exons ATGCATGAGGTTTATCTAACCACCAATGGGAATTGCTCAATCTTGCAATTGCTGAG TTTTTCGGTCCCCTGTTTTCCTCAATTGTCTTGCAAatctgaaaaggaaaaatatacaaAGTGGAGCTTATGCTTTTGGTTCCCCTGGATACAAGAAACGAGCTCCTCCTCGGCCACCACGATCACCTACTACACCAGCACCATCAGAAGCCGAAAGTCCAACAGGCGCTACCcagcccaccaccaccaccaccacacctgCTCAGAGACCACCCAACTTAGCGTCTCAGACTTTAGTCCAAACATCCTCACTGCCACCTTCTTCTCCATCTTTCACAGCCACTCCAGCACAATCAGCACCAGCAGATGCAGTCACTCAGAAAATTTACAACCCATAACTCAGGGCCCAATGACCTTTAAACAGTGA
- the LOC131330077 gene encoding uncharacterized protein LOC131330077, producing the protein MELSKGKGKAICVSKGKKSLLDGDLEKTVRFLREKNVGVVIHDERELNQICMHGEKAKAIAICGGKENVAPKVAPNDNVISKAQCLRRERERAGDCIQQRRPTFFPSLTPSRRRRACLERGLMATNINQLTSTSIEILAPKRAMVSHAFQSSSVVVLPKTPNLRDYSAITVDSMLCHHESHAHQHEVLNIEESVAMPSIIEESDSEICHPTMPPRNLEEEFLAVATPPRNIDEELLAMPDISLAPIHR; encoded by the exons ATGGAACTTTCTAAAGGGAAAGGGAAGGCCATCTGTGTATCCAAGGGAAAGAAATCTCTACTGGATGGTGATTTGGAAAAAACC GTTAGGTTTCTTCGAGAAAAGAATGTTGGCGTAGTGATCCATGATGAGCGAGAATTGAATCAGATTTGCATGCATGGG GAAAAAGCAAAGGCAATAGCAATTTGTGGAGGTAAAGAAAATGTTGCACCTAAAGTG GCACCTAATGATAATGTTATATCAAAGGCCCAATGCTTACGACGTGAACGAGAGAGAGCAGGAGACTGCATTCAACAGAGGCGGCCCACATTCTTTCCGTCTTTAACACCAAGTCGTCGTCGACGTGCATGCCTAGAACGTGGCTTGATGGCAACAAATATCAATCAATTGACTTCTACATCTATAGAAATTCTAGCACCAAAGCGAGCAATGGTTTCTCATGCCTTTCAATCATCATCAGTTGTGGTGCTTCCTAAAACACCAAATTTGAGGGACTATTCTGCAATAACTGTGGATAGTATGCTATGTCATCATGAATCCCATGCACACCAACATGAGGTATTGAATATTGAAGAATCTGTAGCTATGCCGAGCATTATCGAAGAATCTGATTCTGAAATATGTCATCCTACAATGCCTCCTCGGAATCTCGAGGAAGAGTTTCTAGCCGTGGCAACTCCTCCACGGAATATTGACGAAGAACTTCTAGCTATGCCGGACATATCTTTAGCTCCAATTCATcggtaa
- the LOC131328593 gene encoding uncharacterized protein LOC131328593, translating to MKLLEGKDEAAGKGAAGFRFRTLPSENQSIDDELEEDESTNVGVDPQTNRYLNRHYLGRMDVSCLHCKALHWMGEKLTNSSLIHPLFGTCCLQGKIKLPSLIAPPLALQELYDGNDEQSKSFRHHSREYNATNAFTSLGAKLDTRVLNGRGPLSFTIHGELRHRTGSLLPQLGNEAIYSQLYIYDPESALNARNHRNPHLRRDVLKTIQDSLLAFNPFPVKFLRAFEILNQSESVGQNLPAYLHYSSSTDRRRYNLPTTDEIAIILPGDGTEKSGMRDIVLHLRGNNRLMRVNECHPAYLPLHYVLLFPRGELGWEPEMRHWDVRTKQYTNKRLTQMEFYSFRLFQRDSEYSTILRAEKLFQEFIVDAWVATEQNRLNFHRLNQGKIRSELYQDLADIGPDGLGPGQVGKRIILPSSFPGCPRYMFQIFQDSMAITRHNQHPDIFLTMTANPNWPEITEALLPHQKAVDRPDLVARVFELKRKCLMSEIKKKQVFGKVVGYVYTIEYQKRGLPHMHLLLFLLGSDKIHTSAQVDKVVCAELPDPIEDPSLFDTVKGCMVHGPCGARNPQAACMENGKCTKKYPKAFSETTTLDQDGYPIYRRRNDGQVYIVRGQPVDNRDVVPYNAYLSRLFNCHINVEVCAGMRCSHGQTYLLKSREGRGPRGFFCGGVPMVMRYRLTVSGCVPLLGEAGGQRGWLRRCLRESELLVRRQRTVKEKMKLLEGKDEAAGRGAAGFRFRTFVGLKRGRKRRSTVMELCNKTVGSLMR from the exons ATGAAGCTGCTGGAAGGAAAAGATGAAGCTGCTGGCAAGGGGGCAGCGGGGTTTAGGTTTAGAAC GCTACCTTCTGAAAATCAATCTATTGATGATGAGTTAGAGGAGGATGAATCTACAAACGTAGGGGTTGATCCTCAAACTAATAGATATCTCAATCGTCATTATCTCGGGAGGATGGATGTATCATGTCTTCATTGTAAAGCCTTGCATTGGATGGGTGAAAAATTGACCAATTCATCTTTAATACATCCACTTTTTGGAACTTGCTGCCTTCAAGGAAAGATTAAGCTACCATCCCTTATTGCACCGCCATTGGCGCTACAAGAGTTATACGATGGCAATGATGAGCAATCAAAATCATTTCGTCATCATAGTCGAGAGTATAATGCAACTAATGCTTTTACAAGTCTTGGTGCTAAATTAGATACAAGAGTGCTTAATGGAAGAGGGCCTTTATCGTTCACTATCCATGGTGAATTACGTCATCGAACAGGATCATTGCTGCCACAGCTAGGGAATGAAGCAATTTATTCTCAACTGTACATATACGACCCTGAGTCTGCTCTAAATGCTCGCAATCACAGAAATCCGCACTTGAGAAGAGATGTCCTCAAGACAATTCAAGATAGTTTGTTGGCATTTAATCCGTTTCCTGTTAAATTTCTTcgagcttttgagattttgaatcaATCCGAATCAGTGGGACAAAATTTACCTGCTTATCTTCATTACAGTTCGTCAACCGATCGTCGGAGGTATAATCTCCCAACAACAGATGAGATTGCAATAATTCTACCTGGCGATGGAACAGAGAAAAGTGGAATGAGAGATATTGTGTTGCATTTGAGAGGAAATAATAGGCTAATGCGAGTTAATGAATGTCACCCGGCTTATTTACCATTGCATTATGTTCTATTGTTTCCCCGTGGTGAGCTTGGATGGGAACCTGAGATGAGACATTGGGATGTACGAACCAAACAATACACAAATAAAAGACTGACTCAAATGGAATTTTATAGCTTTCGTTTGTTTCAACGAGACTCAGAGTACTCAACCATTTTACGAGCTGAGAAACTATTCCAAGAGTTTATCGTAGATGCTTGGGTAGCAACTGAGCAAAATCGATTGAACTTTCATAGGCTGAATCAAGGAAAAATTCGATCCGAACTTTACCAGGATCTCGCAGATATTGGTCCTGATGGGTTAGGGCCTGGTCAAGTTGGTAAACGTATTATTTTGCCATCTTCGTTCCCTGGATGTCCCAGATATATGTTCCAAATATTTCAAGACTCAATGGCTATCACACGACACAATCAACATCCAGACATTTTCCTAACAATGACTGCCAATCCCAATTGGCCTGAAATTACTGAGGCTTTGCTACCACATCAGAAAGCTGTTGATCGTCCAGATTTGGTTGCACGTGTTTTTGAGTTGAAGCGAAAATGTTTGATGAGTGAGATAAAAAAGAAGCAGGTGTTTGGCAAAGTTGTTGGATATGTTTATACAATTGAGTACCAAAAACGGGGGCTACCGCATATGCATTTACTTTTGTTTCTTCTAGGTTCAGacaaaatacatacaagtgctCAGGTCGATAAAGTAGTATGTGCTGAATTGCCAGATCCTATAGAAGACCCTTCACTTTTTGATACTGTTAAG GGTTGCATGGTACATGGACCATGTGGTGCTCGAAATCCTCAAGCAGCATgtatggaaaatggaaaatgcactAAGAAATATCCCAAAGCCTTTTCGGAAACAACTACACTGGACCAAGATGGATATCCAATCTATCGACGTCGTAATGATGGTCAGGTGTATATTGTTAGGGGTCAACCGGTTGATAACAGGGATGTTGTTCCGTACAACGCTTACCTTTCTAGACTATTCAATTGCCATATCAATGTGGAAGTCTGCGCGGGAATGAGATGT TCTCACGGACAAACATACCTTCTCAAAAGCAGAGAGGGAAGAGGGCCAAGAGGGTTTTTTTGTGGTGGTGTTCCGATGGTCATGCGCTATCGGCTCACTGTGTCCGGGTGCGTTCCATTGCTTGGTGAGGCAGGGGGGCAGCGGGGTTGGCTAAGAAGGTGCCTCCGTGAGTCGGAGCTGCTGGTGAGAAGACAAAGGACGGTGAAGGAAAAGATGAAGCTGCTGGAAGGAAAAGATGAAGCTGCTGGCAGGGGGGCAGCGGGGTTTAGGTTTAGAACGTTTGTGGGTTTGAAACgtggaaggaaaagaagaagtacGGTGATGGAACTGTGTAATAAAACTGTGGGCTCTTTAATGAGATGA
- the LOC131330073 gene encoding uncharacterized protein LOC131330073, whose translation MHLLLFLLGSDKIHTSAQVDKVVCAELPDPIEDPSLFDTVKGCMVHGPCGARNPQAACMENGKCTKKYPKAFSETTTLDQDGYPIYRRRNDGQVYIVRGQPVDNRDVVPYNAYLSRLFNCHINVEVCAGMRCVKYIHKYIYKGNDRATMVLGLIDEIKEYLDARYIGPVEAAWRLFGHSMHEEIPTVVRLALHLPGKHNSLFNTEESMQDIVARAEQDITTLTGFFAYCQANVDARVFTYQEFPQTFCLDKIRKEVETKRKGFCNWKNVLY comes from the exons ATGCATTTACTTTTGTTTCTTCTAGGTTCAGacaaaatacatacaagtgctCAGGTCGATAAAGTAGTATGTGCTGAATTGCCAGATCCTATAGAAGACCCTTCACTTTTTGATACTGTTAAG GGTTGCATGGTACATGGACCATGTGGTGCTCGAAATCCTCAAGCAGCATgtatggaaaatggaaaatgcactAAGAAATATCCCAAAGCCTTTTCGGAAACAACTACACTGGACCAAGATGGATATCCAATCTATCGACGTCGTAATGATGGTCAGGTGTATATTGTTAGGGGTCAACCGGTTGATAACAGGGATGTTGTTCCGTACAACGCTTACCTTTCTAGACTATTCAATTGtcatatcaatgtggaagtCTGCGCGGGAATGAGATGTGTCAAATATATCCATaagtacatctacaaaggtAATGATCGTGCAACGATGGTGTTGGGACTAATAGATGAGATCAAGGAATATCTCGATGCAAGGTATATTGGTCCAGTAGAAGCAGCTTGGCGGCTATTCGGTCATTCTATGCATGAAGAGATTCCAACAGTGGTACGTTTGGCACTTCATTTACCTGGAAAACATAATAGCCTATTTAACACTGAAGAATCAATGCAAGACATTGTTGCCAGGGCTGAGCAAGATATTACAACATTAACTGGTTTTTTTGCATATTGTCAAGCAAATGTAGATGCACGTGTATTCACCTATCAAGAATTTCCACAAACATTTTGTTTGGATAAAATCAGAAAAGAGGTGGAAACCAAGAGAAAGGGGTTTTGCAATTGGAAGAATGTACTTTATTAG